Proteins found in one Neodiprion lecontei isolate iyNeoLeco1 chromosome 6, iyNeoLeco1.1, whole genome shotgun sequence genomic segment:
- the LOC124294981 gene encoding uncharacterized protein LOC124294981: MYAIVEFVVGEKRECALVPVLWLVDNNTICYWPRTKNEEHFLKLVKSKAIYQKTWPKYPVHNVLHTGESFDALQRTMTHIIEHGTSEEDGTVYTISKKSTGHCYERESQSNDEDEEGNDEAVVRENISKKRKHTKKSKKSKKKKVKRQRETSSDTADDTSSVDENSPPTHHPTSNPRQNFNISNASPVIVSVNETARPSAHSLTRSVTEYDLSTSQTLASISNLVAEAATVVASRNPLRPIDEKALQYLERIKSCVDQNQLMLRKIISRQQATNVDSVQRPEVFPTLPIETMEEFANLEELLKSNEHRIYLTQKLSSIGGTSGRQCVLAVLKSLLTNELAMQFNWAGRDKIAFQKTLVMQVIYDAVKATFHGKELVSDIKEANIAAAVKDWLKLARSRYSYVPKRRLQ, encoded by the exons ATGTATGCCATTGTTGAATTCGTGGTTGGCGAGAAGCGAGAATGTGCATTAGTGCCAGTTTTGTGGCTGGTGGATAATAATACCATCTGCTACTGGCCACGCACGAAGAATGAGGAGCATTTCCTAAAATTAGTCAAATCAAAGGCAATATATCAGAAAACATGGCCCAAGTATCCTGTTCACAACGTTCTGCATACTGGAG AAAGCTTCGACGCACTACAAAGGACGATGACGCACATCATAGAACACGGTACATCCGAGGAAGATGGCACAGTTTACACCATTAGTAAGAAATCCACAGGGCATTGTTATGAAAGAGAGTCGCAGAGCAAtgatgaagatgaagagggCAATGATGAAGCTGTCGTACGTGAAAATATATCCAAAAAGCGTAAACATACAAAGAAATCCaagaagagcaaaaaaaagaaggtaaaGCGTCAACGTGAGACGTCTTCAGATACTGCAGATGATACATCATCAGTTGATGAAAATTCTCCACCAACACACCATCCCACTTCGAACCCACGACAGAATTTCAACATATCCAATGCATCACCTGTTATCGTTTCTGTAAATGAGACAGCTCGCCCTTCAGCCCACAGTTTGACAAGGTCGGTAACTGAATATGACCTATCAACGTCACAAACTTTAGCCTCAATCTCGAATTTGGTAGCTGAAGCTGCAACTGTAGTTGCATCCCGAAATCCACTGAGGCCCATTGACGAGAAAGCTCTACAATATTTGGAACGTATAAAATCTTGTGTAGACCAGAATCAACTCATGCTGAGGAAAATCATATCGAGGCAGCAAGCAACTAACGTGGACAGCGTACAAAGGCCAGAGGTATTTCCAACGCTTCCAATTGAAACAATGGAAGAATTTGCGAACCTCGAAGAACTTCTCAAATCGAATGAGCATCGAATATACCTG ACACAAAAACTATCCTCTATTGGAGGCACAAGTGGCCGTCAATGCGTATTGGCTGTTCTCAAGTCATTACTAACAAACGAATTAGCCATGCAGTTCAATTGGGCTGGTAGAGATAAAATTGCTTTCCAAAAGACACTGGTGATGCAAGTTATTTAcg ATGCTGTTAAAGCTACTTTCCATGGTAAGGAATTAGTAAGCGATATCAAGGAAGCGAATATTGCAGCTGCAGTTAAAGATTGGTTGAAACTCGCTCGATCGCGATACTCCTACGTACCTAAAAGACGCCTTCAATAG